One genomic region from Prunus persica cultivar Lovell chromosome G3, Prunus_persica_NCBIv2, whole genome shotgun sequence encodes:
- the LOC18782089 gene encoding pentatricopeptide repeat-containing protein At5g14080 isoform X1 gives MIQTVRFEPFFLYCCIRHSLPSMKTSSATELASRISRVLISASNHTRPTRSWNPSLENILHQLGCRDSLSPSLVARVIDPFLLPHHSLALGFFNWASQQPSFSHTSITYKSVLKSLSFSRQFNAIDALLKQVKAQKIGLDASVYRSVIASLIIGRKTHNAFLVFSEVSSLIKDIGHEICNSLLAALACDGYFEYAQKVFDEMTLKAIPLSTLGFGVFIWRLCGHAELGKTLSMLDEVRRGGSEINGSVTALLIIHGFCQASRVSEAFWVLDELRSRQCKPDFMAYRIVAEAFRSTGSVVDVEKVLKKKRKLGVAPRTNDYRQFIFDLISERQICEAKELGEVIISGNFPIDDDVLNVLIGSVSAIDPLSAIVFFRFMIEKQRFPTLLTLCNLSRNLCKHSNTDELLVVFQVLASGDYFKDLETYNVMVSFLCKAGMVKEAYGVLQEMKKKGLGPDVSTYNSLIETCCREDLLRPAKRLWDEMFASGCRGNLKTYNILIRKFSEVGQVDEAQRLFYHMLGKGVAPDVMTYTSLLEGLCQETKLQAAFDVFRKSVEQDFMLAQNVLGTFTRSLCKAGFFLDASKLLCGLSNDVAQSDSHVILLKYLADAKEIPVAIEHVKWVQQTSPSMLQIVSAELLASLSSSSRLEPTRQLVQTIQEISGLK, from the exons atgatCCAGACGGTGCGTTTCGAGCCATTCTTCTTGTATTGCTGTATCCGACACTCTCTTCCGTCAATGAAAACTTCATCCGCAACGGAGCTGGCAAGTCGAATAAGCCGAGTTCTAATCTCCGCTTCGAACCACACAAGGCCGACCCGCTCATGGAACCCTTCACTCGAGAACATTCTTCACCAGCTCGGTTGCCGCGACTCACTGAGTCCGTCACTCGTGGCCCGAGTTATCGACCCCTTCCTCCTCCCCCACCATTCACTCGCTCTCGGCTTCTTCAATTGGGCTTCCCAGCAACCATCGTTCTCTCACACCTCCATCACCTATAAATCCGTCCTCaagtctctctctttctcccgcCAATTCAACGCCATTGATGCTCTCCTCAAGCAAGTCAAAGCCCAGAAAATCGGCCTCGATGCTTCTGTTTATCGCTCCGTAATTGCTTCACTTATCATAGGAAGGAAAACCCACAACGCATTTCTGGTCTTTAGCGAGGTTTCCTCGCTAATTAAAGATATTGGGCACGAGATTTGTAACTCACTTCTGGCTGCTCTAGCTTGTGATGGATATTTTGAGTATGCCCAGAAGGTATTTGATGAAATGACTCTTAAGGCTATCCCTTTAAGCACTCTGGGGTTTGGTGTGTTTATATGGAGGCTCTGTGGACATGCTGAATTGGGTAAAACTTTGAGCATGTTAGATGAGGTTAGGAGAGGTGGTTCAGAAATTAACGGGTCAGTGACCGCGCTTTTGATCATTCACGGGTTTTGTCAGGCTTCGAGAGTGTCAGAGGCTTTCTGGGTATTGGATGAGCTGAGGAGTAGACAGTGCAAACCCGATTTCATGGCATATAGGATTGTCGCCGAAGCATTTCGATCGACTGGGAGTGTAGTTGATGTAGAAAAggttttgaagaagaagagaaagttaGGTGTAGCTCCAAGGACTAACGATTATAGACagtttatatttgatttgatttcagaACGGCAGATATGTGAAGCAAAAGAATTGGGTGAAGTAATTATTAGCGGGAATTTTCCGATTGACGATGATGTTCTCAACGTGTTAATAGGATCAGTGTCGGCGATTGATCCTCTCTCTGCAATAGTGTTCTTCAGATTCATGATTGAAAAGCAGAGATTCCCAACTCTTTTGACTTTGTGCAATTTGAGCAGAAATCTATGTAAGCATAGCAATACCGATGAGTTGTTGGtagtttttcaagttttggcTTCTGGCGACTATTTCAAAGATTTGGAGACTTACAATGTCATGGTGTCATTCTTGTGCAAAGCAGGGATGGTGAAAGAAGCATATGGGGTTCTTCaggagatgaagaaaaaagggtTAGGCCCAGACGTTTCGACTTATAATTCTCTTATTGAAACATGTTGTAGAGAAGATTTATTGAGGCCTGCTAAAAGGTTATGGGATGAGATGTTTGCAAGTGGGTGCAGAGGAAACTTGAAGACTTACAATATCCTAATTCGGAAGTTTTCGGAAGTGGGTCAGGTTGATGAGGCACAAAGGCTCTTTTACCACATGTTGGGTAAAGGGGTTGCACCTGACGTGATGACATACACATCTCTACTTGAAGGGCTTTGCCAAGAAACGAAGCTTCAAGCTGCTTTCGATGTTTTCCGCAAGTCTGTTGAACAGGATTTTATGCTTGCACAAAATGTGCTGGGTACATTTACTCGCTCTTTGTGCAAAGCAG GTTTTTTTCTTGATGCTTCTAAGTTACTATGCGGCCTCAGTAATGATGTAGCACAGTCAGATTCCCATGTAATTTTGCTGAAGTATTTAGCCGATGCTAAAGAGATTCCAGTTGCTATTGAACACGTTAAATGGGTTCAACAAACCTCACCCTCGATGTTGCAAATTGTATCAGCTGAACTTTTAGcatccctttcttcttcttcaagactAGAGCCCACTCGACAGTTGGTTCAAACAATTCAGGAAATATCAGGTCTCAAGTAA
- the LOC18782089 gene encoding pentatricopeptide repeat-containing protein At5g14080 isoform X2: MIQTVRFEPFFLYCCIRHSLPSMKTSSATELASRISRVLISASNHTRPTRSWNPSLENILHQLGCRDSLSPSLVARVIDPFLLPHHSLALGFFNWASQQPSFSHTSITYKSVLKSLSFSRQFNAIDALLKQVKAQKIGLDASVYRSVIASLIIGRKTHNAFLVFSEVSSLIKDIGHEICNSLLAALACDGYFEYAQKVFDEMTLKAIPLSTLGFGVFIWRLCGHAELGKTLSMLDEVRRGGSEINGSVTALLIIHGFCQASRVSEAFWVLDELRSRQCKPDFMAYRIVAEAFRSTGSVVDVEKVLKKKRKLGVAPRTNDYRQFIFDLISERQICEAKELGEVIISGNFPIDDDVLNVLIGSVSAIDPLSAIVFFRFMIEKQRFPTLLTLCNLSRNLWMVKEAYGVLQEMKKKGLGPDVSTYNSLIETCCREDLLRPAKRLWDEMFASGCRGNLKTYNILIRKFSEVGQVDEAQRLFYHMLGKGVAPDVMTYTSLLEGLCQETKLQAAFDVFRKSVEQDFMLAQNVLGTFTRSLCKAGFFLDASKLLCGLSNDVAQSDSHVILLKYLADAKEIPVAIEHVKWVQQTSPSMLQIVSAELLASLSSSSRLEPTRQLVQTIQEISGLK; the protein is encoded by the exons atgatCCAGACGGTGCGTTTCGAGCCATTCTTCTTGTATTGCTGTATCCGACACTCTCTTCCGTCAATGAAAACTTCATCCGCAACGGAGCTGGCAAGTCGAATAAGCCGAGTTCTAATCTCCGCTTCGAACCACACAAGGCCGACCCGCTCATGGAACCCTTCACTCGAGAACATTCTTCACCAGCTCGGTTGCCGCGACTCACTGAGTCCGTCACTCGTGGCCCGAGTTATCGACCCCTTCCTCCTCCCCCACCATTCACTCGCTCTCGGCTTCTTCAATTGGGCTTCCCAGCAACCATCGTTCTCTCACACCTCCATCACCTATAAATCCGTCCTCaagtctctctctttctcccgcCAATTCAACGCCATTGATGCTCTCCTCAAGCAAGTCAAAGCCCAGAAAATCGGCCTCGATGCTTCTGTTTATCGCTCCGTAATTGCTTCACTTATCATAGGAAGGAAAACCCACAACGCATTTCTGGTCTTTAGCGAGGTTTCCTCGCTAATTAAAGATATTGGGCACGAGATTTGTAACTCACTTCTGGCTGCTCTAGCTTGTGATGGATATTTTGAGTATGCCCAGAAGGTATTTGATGAAATGACTCTTAAGGCTATCCCTTTAAGCACTCTGGGGTTTGGTGTGTTTATATGGAGGCTCTGTGGACATGCTGAATTGGGTAAAACTTTGAGCATGTTAGATGAGGTTAGGAGAGGTGGTTCAGAAATTAACGGGTCAGTGACCGCGCTTTTGATCATTCACGGGTTTTGTCAGGCTTCGAGAGTGTCAGAGGCTTTCTGGGTATTGGATGAGCTGAGGAGTAGACAGTGCAAACCCGATTTCATGGCATATAGGATTGTCGCCGAAGCATTTCGATCGACTGGGAGTGTAGTTGATGTAGAAAAggttttgaagaagaagagaaagttaGGTGTAGCTCCAAGGACTAACGATTATAGACagtttatatttgatttgatttcagaACGGCAGATATGTGAAGCAAAAGAATTGGGTGAAGTAATTATTAGCGGGAATTTTCCGATTGACGATGATGTTCTCAACGTGTTAATAGGATCAGTGTCGGCGATTGATCCTCTCTCTGCAATAGTGTTCTTCAGATTCATGATTGAAAAGCAGAGATTCCCAACTCTTTTGACTTTGTGCAATTTGAGCAGAAATCTAT GGATGGTGAAAGAAGCATATGGGGTTCTTCaggagatgaagaaaaaagggtTAGGCCCAGACGTTTCGACTTATAATTCTCTTATTGAAACATGTTGTAGAGAAGATTTATTGAGGCCTGCTAAAAGGTTATGGGATGAGATGTTTGCAAGTGGGTGCAGAGGAAACTTGAAGACTTACAATATCCTAATTCGGAAGTTTTCGGAAGTGGGTCAGGTTGATGAGGCACAAAGGCTCTTTTACCACATGTTGGGTAAAGGGGTTGCACCTGACGTGATGACATACACATCTCTACTTGAAGGGCTTTGCCAAGAAACGAAGCTTCAAGCTGCTTTCGATGTTTTCCGCAAGTCTGTTGAACAGGATTTTATGCTTGCACAAAATGTGCTGGGTACATTTACTCGCTCTTTGTGCAAAGCAG GTTTTTTTCTTGATGCTTCTAAGTTACTATGCGGCCTCAGTAATGATGTAGCACAGTCAGATTCCCATGTAATTTTGCTGAAGTATTTAGCCGATGCTAAAGAGATTCCAGTTGCTATTGAACACGTTAAATGGGTTCAACAAACCTCACCCTCGATGTTGCAAATTGTATCAGCTGAACTTTTAGcatccctttcttcttcttcaagactAGAGCCCACTCGACAGTTGGTTCAAACAATTCAGGAAATATCAGGTCTCAAGTAA
- the LOC18784379 gene encoding ACT domain-containing protein ACR6, whose protein sequence is MDDEYSKFVRRMNPPRVVIDNDTCEDATVIQVDSVNKHGILLDVVQVLAEVNLIITKAYISSDGVWFMDVFNVIDQNGKKIRDRDIINYIQMRLESNASFVPSMRDSVGVMPSEEHTSIELSGTDRPGLLSEMCAVLADLHCNVVNAEIWTHNARAAAVVHVTDDSTGCAIKDLNRLTTIKELLCNVLRGNSELKAAKMTLATPGVTNRDRRLHQLMFADRDYEKVERAELQRIEDKGSRPHVTALDCSQKDYTVVTMRSKDRPKLLFDIICTLTDMQYVVFHGMVNTGRMEAYQEFYIRHVDGLPISSEAERERVVQCLEAAIERRASEGLELQLCTDDRVGLLSDITRIFRENSLCIKRAEISTKGGKAIDTFYVTDVTGNTVDPKIIDSVRRQIGQTILQVRRNSSPPPKAPQGTTMGYLFGNLFKARSFQNFKLIRSYS, encoded by the exons atggatGATGAGTATTCTAAGTTCGTCAGGAGGATGAACCCGCCCAG AGTTGTGATTGACAACGATACTTGCGAGGATGCCACTGTTATCCAG GTTGACAGTGTCAACAAACATGGAATTCTCCTAGATGTTGTCCAAGTGCTCGCAGAAGTAAACCTTATAATAACAAAAGCTTACATCTCATCTGATGGGGTGTGGTTCATGGATg tGTTTAACGTGATTGATCAGAATGGGAAAAAAATCAGAGACCGGGACATTATCAATTATATTCAAATG AGACTTGAAAGCAATGCCAGCTTTGTACCCTCTATGAGAGATTCTGTTGGTGTGATGCCCTCAGAAGAGCACACCTCAATTGAGCTCAGTGGTACCGACAGACCTGGTTTATTGTCTGAAATGTGTGCAGTTCTTGCAGACCTTCACTGTAATGTGGTAAATGCTGAGATATGGACACACAACGCTAGAGCTGCTGCTGTAGTTCATGTCACAGATGATTCCACTGGTTGCGCAATTAAAGATTTAAACCGTCTCACTACAATTAAGGAGTTACTTTGCAATGTTCTCAGAGGAAACAGTGAGTTGAAGGCCGCCAAAATGACACTTGCAACCCCTGGAGTTACAAACAGAGATAGAAGGTTGCATCAGCTTATGTTTGCCGACAGGGATTATGAAAAGGTTGAAAGAGCAGAACTACAGAGAATTGAGGATAAGGGCTCAAGACCCCATGTAACTGCGTTGGATTGCAGTCAGAAGGATTACACTGTCGTTACCATGAGATCAAAAGATCGACCAAAATTGTTATTTGACATCATCTGCACTTTAACGGACATGCAGTATGTGGTTTTTCACGGAATGGTCAATACAGGGAGGATGGAAGCTTATCAG gAATTTTATATTCGACATGTCGACGGGCTTCCTATAAGCTCAGAAGCTGAGCGAGAACGTGTTGTACAGTGTCTTGAAGCAGCCATTGAAAGGCGGGCATCCGAG GGGCTGGAACTACAGCTGTGCACAGACGACCGGGTTGGACTTCTCTCGGATATCACCCGGATATTCAGGGAGAACAGCTTGTGTATCAAACGAGCAGAAATTTCAACTAAAGGTGGAAAAGCTATAGACACTTTCTATGTCACGGACGTGACAGGAAACACAGTTGACCCGAAGATTATTGATTCAGTTCGCAGGCAGATTGGGCAGACCATACTGCAGGTGAGACGTAACTCAAGCCCTCCACCAAAGGCCCCTCAAGGGACAACAATGGGATATCTCTTTGGGAACTTATTTAAAGCTCGAAGTTTCCagaattttaaattgattagatCCTACTCATAg
- the LOC18781653 gene encoding cation/H(+) antiporter 15, whose translation MFYFFLIGVQTDPSIVKKIDRKTFAIGFVTVAIPCLLTQGWSALLKTHVNLETNLANSLPAVALAESMLTFPTIVFFLHELKIINSDFGRVAMSSSIVSGLCSFCVMTISIVAKKSSGNDTYNVLSVVATGAVVALVIVLVIRPVLKWMMRRSSPVGQPMKESHVVHLLLGVMVTGLFSHATGLHTYYGPFILGLTIPAGPPVGSALVEKLELIISWVFMPIFYAKNGLVMDLCALRLKNYTILQSTALVGAFGKFMGAFLTSLLCTKMPITDAISLGLVLNAQGFLELGLFKMLKSNMAIDNEAFVVMCTSMILITGGITPIIKRLYDPSKRYMVYKRRTVMHARPNSQLPVLVGIHDQEDVEPTINLLQALYPTERSPLAIYLLHLIELIGRANPLLIPHKLTRRPSSKASPSEPVVNAFRKYEQRNESLVTVHPFTAISPCATMHDDVCTIALDKKTSLIIVPFYKRFHARKQRMINKNVLEKAPCSVAILVHHGGLFDSSFNSRSGAMTLTCQNASCYNVAILFLGGADDREALAFGARMAAHPNINLTLVRLLLDGSITNTSEDVEENRLDCEVLSEFREGMADNYRVMYIEELVMDGSGTMAVIRSMENNYELVIAGRNQDKKSLVLSGFMDENEQSELGAIGEVLATADFMGKSRILVVQQHSKVVNDDNENHREKFREQSMTIDDVEDLQIQRR comes from the exons ATGTTCTACTTCTTCCTCATCGGAGTGCAAACCGACCCCTCCATCGTCAAGAAGATCGACAGAAAGACATTTGCCATTGGGTTTGTGACAGTGGCCATCCCTTGTCTATTGACTCAAGGATGGTCTGCTCTCTTGAAAACCCACGTCAATTTGGAAACGAACCTCGCCAATTCACTTCCGGCTGTGGCTCTAGCAGAGTCTATGCTGACCTTCCCAACCATCGTTTTCTTTCTGCACGAGCTGAAGATCATCAACTCTGACTTCGGGAGGGTGGCAATGTCTTCTTCCATTGTGAGCGGCTTGTGCAGCTTCTGTGTGATGACAATCTCTATTGTGGCCAAGAAATCATCCGGAAATGATACATACAACGTGCTATCAGTAGTGGCCACCGGTGCTGTGGTTGCGCTTGTCATCGTTTTGGTCATTCGGCCCGTACTCAAATGGATGATGCGGAGGTCGAGCCCAGTGGGACAGCCAATGAAGGAAAGTCACGTGGTTCATCTACTTCTTGGGGTCATGGTGACTGGCCTTTTCAGTCATGCCACAGGTTTACACACATACTATGGACCTTTCATTCTTGGGTTGACGATACCAGCAGGGCCACCAGTCGGGTCTGCTCTCGTGGAGAAGCTCGAGCTCATCATCTCCTGGGTCTTTATGCCCATATTCTACGCCAAAAATGGTTTGGTTATGGATCTCTGCGCCCTTCGACTCAAGAATTATACCATCTTGCAATCCACTGCCCTCGTTGGTGCATTTGGCAAGTTTATGGGAGCTTTTCTGACTTCACTCTTGTGCACCAAAATGCCAATCACGGATGCTATCTCGCTTGGCCTTGTCCTGAATGCCCAAGGCTTTCTCGAGCTTGGCTTGTTTAAAATGCTCAAGAGTAATATG GCGATAGATAATGAAGCATTTGTTGTCATGTGTACATCCATGATACTTATAACAGGGGGTATCACGCCCATTATAAAACGCCTCTACGATCCTTCAAAGAGGTACATGGTTTACAAGAGAAGAACAGTGATGCATGCCCGACCAAACTCCCAGCTCCCCGTACTCGTCGGCATACACGACCAAGAAGATGTTGAACCCACAATCAACCTCCTTCAGGCTTTATACCCCACCGAAAGAAGCCCTCTTGCCATCTATCTCCTCCATCTCATCGAGCTTATCGGCCGTGCAAACCCTCTGCTCATCCCCCACAAGCTCACAAGAAGGCCCTCCTCAAAGGCCAGTCCCTCGGAACCAGTTGTCAATGCCTTTAGAAAGTACGAGCAAAGGAACGAGAGTCTTGTCACAGTTCACCCCTTTACCGCTATATCTCCTTGTGCCACAATGCACGATGATGTATGCACAATTGCACTTGATAAAAAGACTTCCCTCATTATAGTTCCTTTCTACAAGAGATTCCATGCCAGAAAACAGAGGATGATCAACAAAAATGTACTTGAGAAAGCACCTTGCTCTGTTGCAATCCTTGTTCACCATGGTGGGCTCTTCGACAGCAGTTTCAACAGCCGTTCAGGGGCAATGACGTTGACATGCCAGAACGCGTCTTGCTATAATGTTGCTATTCTCTTCTTGGGCGGAGCTGATGACCGAGAGGCACTGGCGTTTGGGGCACGAATGGCTGCCCATCCAAACATCAACTTGACCTTAGTTCGGCTTCTTCTAGATGGAAGCATAACAAATACTAGTGAGGATGTGGAGGAGAACAGGCTTGACTGTGAGGTGTTGAGTGAGTTCAGGGAAGGCATGGCAGACAACTATCGGGTCATGTACATAGAAGAGCTGGTGATGGATGGTTCAGGGACAATGGCAGTGATCCGTTCCATGGAAAATAACTATGAACTAGTAATAGCAGGAAGAAATCAAGATAAAAAGTCACTGGTCCTGTCAGGGTTCATGGATGAGAATGAGCAGAGTGAGTTGGGAGCAATCGGGGAGGTGTTAGCCACCGCAGATTTCATGGGCAAAAGCAGAATTCTGGTGGTGCAACAACACAGCAAAGTGGTGAATGACGACAATGAGAATCATAGAGAAAAATTTAGGGAGCAAAGCATGACAATCGATGATGTTGAGGATCTGCAAATTCAAAGAAGATGA